Proteins encoded together in one Benincasa hispida cultivar B227 chromosome 1, ASM972705v1, whole genome shotgun sequence window:
- the LOC120070157 gene encoding pentatricopeptide repeat-containing protein At3g22690 codes for MAANLYPTISITPNFIIPTTRNDSKHTPPHQLFKNCKTMDELEQLHCYALKLGLIRKQSIVSKLISTCVEMGTSESLDYARKAFELFQEDGEANATVFMYNSLIRGYSAAGLCDEAISLYVQMIEVGFMPDNFTFPFVLSVCAKTGAFVEGVQLHGALMKIGLERDMFVANSLIHLYAEGGDFLFARKVFDEMLERNVVSWTSLICGYARTDSSREAVALFFQMIEAGVRPNSVTMVCVISACAKLKDLELAKRIHAYIEESGMELNTHMVNALVDMYMKCGETGGAKRLYDGCVDKNLVLCNTIMSNYSHHGMPNEVLTVLVDMFRVDLQPDRISLLSAISACGQMGDYLLGKCCHNYSLRNGYEGWDNIRNAIIDMYMKCGKQEIAYRVFDSMSNKSIVSWNSLLVGYIRNKDLESARKIFNEMPEKDIVSWNTMINALVQESMFDEAIELFREMQLKEMKADRVTMVEVASACGYLGDLELAKWIYAYIVKNSIYCDMLLETAVVDMFARCGDTYSAMKVFNNMDKKDISAWTTAIGAMAVDGNGKRAIELYSEMLKQGVKPDQVVFVNILTACSHGGFVEQGQRIFESMKQHGISPQIVHYGCMVDLLGRAGKLEEALDIIKSMPMKPNGIIWGSLLAACRTHKNIDMATFAAERLAKVAPERTGTHVLLSNIYASAKKWADVANVRLQLKEKGVQKMPGSSSIQVDGVIHEFTSGDRSHPENYGIDMMLKEINIKLGVAGYVPDTTNVLLDVNEQEKQYLLNRHSEKLAMAYGLISTEKYVPIRVIKNLRMCSDCHAFAKYISEVYEREITVRDNNRFHFFRQGSCSCGDYW; via the coding sequence CCACCACTCGGAATGACTCAAAGCATACCCCTCCCCACCAGTTGTTCAAAAATTGCAAAACCATGGATGAACTTGAACAATTACACTGTTACGCGTTGAAGCTGGGTCTCATTCGCAAACAATCGATTGTAAGTAAGCTTATTTCCACTTGCGTGGAAATGGGCACTTCAGAAAGCTTGGATTATGCTCGAAAGGCGTTCGAGCTCTTCCAGGAAGACGGGGAAGCAAATGCCACTGTTTTCATGTACAATTCGTTAATCAGAGGATACTCTGCTGCAGGGCTTTGTGATGAAGCTATTTCGCTGTATGTTCAGATGATCGAGGTTGGGTTTATGCCAGACAACTTCACGTTTCCATTTGTATTAagtgtatgtgctaagactggTGCGTTTGTGGAAGGGGTTCAGCTCCATGGAGCTCTAATGAAGATTGGTTTAGAGAGAGATATGTTTGTTGCTAATTCTCTGATACATCTATATGCGGAAGGGGGAGACTTTTTGTTTGCTCGAAAGGTGTTTGATGAAATGCTTGAGAGAAATGTTGTTTCATGGACCAGCTTGATTTGTGGTTATGCTAGGACAGATTCTTCTAGAGAGGCTGTGGCTTTGTTTTTCCAAATGATCGAGGCAGGTGTTAGACccaattctgtcacaatggtgTGTGTGATATCAGCTTGTGCCAAGTTGAAAGATCTTGAACTAGCCAAGAGAATTCATGCTTACATTGAAGAGTCAGGAATGGAGCTTAATACTCATATGGTGAATGCACTTGTGGATATGTACATGAAATGTGGAGAAACTGGTGGTGCAAAGCGACTATATGACGGATGTGTTGATAAGAATTTGGTTTTATGTAACACAATCATGTCGAATTATTCACATCATGGTATGCCGAACGAGGTACTTACTGTCTTGGTAGATATGTTCCGAGTTGATCTTCAGCCGGATAGAATTTCGTTGTTATCGGCTATCTCGGCATGTGGGCAGATGGGTGACTATCTACTTGGAAAGTGCTGCCACAATTATTCTCTAAGAAATGGGTACGAAGGTTGGGATAACATTCGCAATGCAATAATTGACATGTATATGAAGTGTGGAAAACAAGAAATTGCCTACAGAGTTTTTGACAGTATGTCAAATAAGTCCATTGTATCGTGGAACTCGTTACTCGTTGGTTACATTAGAAACAAAGATTTAGAGTCAGCTAGGAAGATATTCAATGAGATGCCTGAGAAGGATATAGTGTCTTGGAACACAATGATTAATGCTTTGGTTCAAGAGAGTATGTTTGATGAAGCAATTGAATTGTTCCGAGAGATGCAACTAAAGGAAATGAAAGCAGACAGGGTGACAATGGTAGAAGTTGCATCGGCATGTGGATATCTTGGAGATCTCGAACTCGCGAAGTGGATATATGCGTATATTGTAAAGAACAGTATCTACTGTGATATGTTGCTTGAGACAGCAGTAGTTGATATGTTTGCTAGGTGTGGTGACACTTATAGCGCGATGAAAGTGTTCAACAATATGGATAAAAAAGACATCTCAGCGTGGACAACAGCCATTGGAGCAATGGCTGTGGATGGGAATGGCAAACGAGCTATAGAACTTTATAGTGAGATGCTAAAGCAAGGGGTGAAACCAGATCAAGTAGTTTTTGTAAACATATTAACAGCTTGTAGCCATGGTGGTTTTGTGGAACAAGGGCAGCGCATATTTGAGTCAATGAAGCAACATGGAATCTCTCCACAAATTGTACATTATGGTTGCATGGTTGATCTATTAGGTCGAGCAGGTAAGTTAGAAGAAGCTCTAGATATTATAAAGAGCATGCCAATGAAACCCAATGGGATTATATGGGGATCTCTATTGGCTGCATGCCGTACTCACAAAAATATTGATATGGCGACATTCGCAGCTGAAAGGTTAGCAAAAGTGGCTCCAGAAAGGACTGGGACTCATGTGCTTCTATCAAACATATATGCTTCAGCTAAAAAGTGGGCTGATGTTGCCAATGTGAGGCTACAATTGAAGGAGAAAGGAGTTCAAAAAATGCCTGGTTCAAGCTCGATACAAGTTGATGGAGTTATTCATGAGTTTACTTCAGGTGACAGATCACACCCAGAAAACTATGGGATTGACATGATGTTAAAAGAAATTAACATCAAGCTTGGGGTTGCCGGCTATGTTCCTGATACAACTAATGTTCTTCTTGACGTAAATGAGCAGGAAAAACAATATCTACTCAATCGGCATAGCGAGAAGCTGGCCATGGCTTACGGGCTTATAAGTACAGAAAAGTATGTACCAATTCGAGTTATAAAGAATCTCCGAATGTGCTCTGACTGTCACGCATTTGCCAAATACATTTCAGAAGTGTATGAAAGGGAAATAACAGTACGAGACAATAATAGGTTTCACTTCTTTCGGCAAGGGTCTTGTTCATGTGGTGATTATTGGTAA
- the LOC120070160 gene encoding protein RDM1: MKRPMPWNEQVDVISSGESSSSDSETGVQNDGFEFKPSLDDFKIPAKEMTSEGMLIKRAEMYQEYMKQIQIPAQRGSVIPFTTWMGLGKSIKQLYGQPLHYLTNILLKQWDQLRFGSVDEYKPLDTVIHPSKAEATVWLVEEIHRRTSSHHHVAKLWLSDPMHEAYVDSIFPQL; the protein is encoded by the exons atGAAGAGGCCAATGCCCTGGAATGAACAAGTAGATGTTATATCATCAGGTGAATCTTCTTCCTCTGATTCAGAAACAGGAGTACAAAATGATGGATTTGAGTTCAAGCCTTCCCTGGATGATTTCAAAATTCCTGCCAAAGAAATGACATCTGAAG GTATGTTGATTAAAAGGGCGGAAATGTATCAAGAATACATGAAACAGATTCAGATCCCAGCACAACGTGGTTCTGTAATACCTTTTACAACTTGGATGGGTTTAGGCAAATCTATAAAGCAGCTTTATGGTCAGCCTTTGCACTACTTAACTAACATTCTACTCAAACAGTGGGATCAATTAAGGTTTGGAAGTGTGGATGAATATAAGCCATTGGATACCGTAATTCATCCGAGTAAAGCTGAAGCAACTGTATGGCTGGTTGAAGAGATTCATAGGCGCACCTCATCACATCATCATGTTGCTAAACTCTGGTTATCAGACCCAATGCACGAAGCGTATGTCGACTCCATTTTTCCCCAACTATGA
- the LOC120074772 gene encoding pentatricopeptide repeat-containing protein At3g22670, mitochondrial — protein sequence MAFKSQIRIIFALRSSTRACYSAKPLCTITGSTQVSESPDLPNWVKFFDTKSSSHSDSEDDVFVIPPLAHWLEDNSRVVKQKLRETSDDEVDKVSMMLKNQHPSPENVAEALKGKTYRVSNTFVAQLLKRFGNDWIPAYGIFKWAKDQTPYCHSPESYNSMVDILGRAKKFKLMWELVDEMNLLTGYVSLETMSKVMRRLARAGRYQEAIEAFRRIEKYGVSTDTTAMNVLMDALVKAGSVEDAHNVFEELKGSIAFNLTSFNVLIHGYCKAKKLDEAWKIMEEVEKNGLEPDVISYTAFIEAHCRDKDFRNVDKILMQMEQKGCRPNAVTFTIIMHALGRAKQINEALKIYDKMKKEGCVPDSSFYSSLIFILGKAGRLTDVNEIVEDMTKQGVNPDVLTYNTMISCACANLQEETALRLLRKMGEVSCKPDLKTYHPLLKIFCKKKRMKVLKFLLDHMFKNDVSIEAGTYSILVRGMCENGKLHLSCSFFGEMVSKGMVPKDSTFKMLKEELEKKSMLEEMKIIEKLMSYATNQDS from the coding sequence ATGGCATTCAAATCACAAATTCGCATCATTTTTGCCTTGCGGAGCTCGACTCGTGCCTGTTACTCAGCCAAACCTCTCTGCACCATAACCGGATCGACCCAGGTCTCTGAATCCCCCGACCTTCCGAACTGGGTAAAGTTCTTCGATACTAAAAGCTCTTCACATTCAGACTCTGAAGACGATGTCTTTGTTATTCCTCCATTGGCGCATTGGCTCGAAGACAACAGTAGAGTTGTCAAGCAGAAACTCCGCGAGACGAGCGATGACGAAGTGGACAAAGTAAGTATGATGCTTAAGAATCAACACCCATCACCGGAAAACGTTGCAGAAGCTTTGAAAGGAAAGACTTACAGGGTTTCGAACACTTTCGTTGCACAGCTACTGAAGAGATTTGGGAATGATTGGATCCCAGCTTATGGGATTTTCAAGTGGGCGAAAGACCAAACGCCTTATTGTCATTCACCCGAATCATATAACTCCATGGTTGATATCTTGGGGAGGGCTAAAAAGTTTAAACTGATGTGGGAGTTGGTGGATGAGATGAATCTTTTAACTGGGTATGTGAGTTTGGAGACGATGAGTAAGGTTATGAGGAGGCTTGCGAGGGCTGGTAGGTATCAGGAGGCAATTGAGGCATTCCGGAGGATAGAGAAATATGGAGTCAGTACAGACACAACAGCCATGAACGTGTTGATGGATGCATTAGTCAAGGCAGGCAGTGTTGAAGATGCACACAATGTGTTTGAAGAGTTGAAGGGTTcaatagctttcaatttgaccTCTTTCAATGTTCTAATACATGGGTACTGCAAAGCTAAGAAGCTAGATGAGGCATGGAAGATTATGGAGGAAGTTGAGAAAAATGGACTTGAACCTGATGTCATTTCCTACACTGCTTTCATCGAAGCTCATTGCCGAGACAAGGACTTCCGGAATGTGGATAAGATTCTGATGCAAATGGAACAAAAGGGCTGCAGGCCTAATGCAGTAACTTTCACCATTATAATGCATGCTCTAGGGAGGGCAAAACAGATAAATGAAGCTCTAAAAATATACGACAAGATGAAGAAAGAGGGTTGTGTGCCTGATAGTTCATTCTACAGCTCCCTGATATTCATTCTTGGTAAAGCTGGTAGGCTCACAGATGTTAATGAGATAGTAGAGGACATGACAAAGCAGGGGGTTAATCCAGATGTGTTGACATATAACACTATGATATCTTGTGCTTGTGCGAATTTGCAGGAAGAGACAGCTCTAAGATTGCTACGGAAAATGGGGGAGGTTTCGTGCAAGCCAGATCTCAAGACTTACCACCCTTTATTGAAGATCTTCTGTAAAAAGAAGAGAATGAAGGTGCTTAAGTTTTTGTTAGATCATATGTTCAAGAATGATGTAAGTATTGAAGCTGGGACTTACTCGATTTTGGTGCGTGGGATGTGCGAGAACGGGAAACTCCATCTTTCTTGTTCGTTCTTCGGGGAAATGGTGTCCAAGGGGATGGTTCCTAAAGACTCCACATTCAAGATGTTGAAGGAAGAACTTGAGAAGAAAAGTATGttagaagaaatgaaaatcATTGAGAAGTTGATGTCGTATGCAACAAATCAAGATAGTTAA